From a single Stigmatopora argus isolate UIUO_Sarg chromosome 4, RoL_Sarg_1.0, whole genome shotgun sequence genomic region:
- the lim2.5 gene encoding lens intrinsic membrane protein 2.5: MYSFMGGGLFCAIVGNILLVVSTATDYWMQYRLSGSFAHQGLWRYCMSGKCHMQTDSIAYWNATRAFMILSAMSCFAGIVAGILSFAHFSALERFNRSFAAGIMFFVSTLFVLLAMAIYTGVTVNFLGKRFGDWRFSWSYILGWVALLMTFFAGIFYMCAYRMHECRRVAGPR, translated from the exons ATGTACAGCTTCATGGGAGGGGGGCTGTTTTGCGCTATCGTGGGGAACATCTTACTGGTGGTCTCCACGGCCACCGACTACTGGATGCAGTACCGCCTGTCCGGCAGCTTCGCCCACCAGGGCTTGTGGCGCTATTGCATGTCGGGAAAGTGCCACATGCAGACGGACAGCATCg CTTACTGGAATGCCACCCGCGCGTTCATGATCCTCTCAGCCATGTCCTGCTTCGCTGGTATCGTCGCGGGGATCCTGTCCTTCGCCCACTTCTCGGCTTTGGAGAGGTTCAACCGCTCCTTCGCCGCCGGCATCATGTTCTTTGTGTCAA CGCTTTTCGTGCTGCTGGCCATGGCGATCTACACGGGGGTGACGGTCAACTTCCTGGGCAAGCGTTTCGGCGACTGGCGCTTCTCGTGGTCTTACATTCTGGGATGGGTGGCGCTGCTCATGACCTTCTTTGCAG GTATATTCTACATGTGTGCATACAGGATGCATGAGTGCAGAAGAGTGGCTGGCCCACGTTGA
- the vsig10l gene encoding V-set and immunoglobulin domain-containing protein 10-like, producing the protein MIKHDGLSGLVCLIIFGFTLPGSQGQLVVSAVGPSRVDTTAGSNLTLVVSFSGAPDPAVTWFKGPLPVITWIIGSNSPPDVAPEYEEVLRLQPNGSLGFVHVPLNYGDDYSVEMTKSGLGTASVNFTLRVFESFQNVTVTVWPDLIIEGSEQFLLKYSMLRGVLEHQLWFFNGRLITPEDGSRYSVRPGSMAVREPHRNDTGRYTVSLSNPFSSVTLHQNVTILYGPDEPRIQINPLQDFYISGDSLTLSCQADGSPQPLVEWKFAGETLTDSHAGVLNLSRVLTSQGGVYTCELRNQMTGVRQLKSVELLIYERPSGSPQCSVLSNNNRSLRYECRWSGGTPPARLSFPDFGEGDTLENLTLTVNASGEMDGKTVTCQAQHPAGNNECNVTARSPQNFLPTVRTNVDPEGQIVVSIGCLSRAEPPAVVSWFHGGEPVSDGNLISDDTTRLDIRHYNVSVLLFQNYTCSCRNPLGGRSKMVHLQEPSISDFSLFPHKDGTIVTLTWEVPPTSIVTGFDIQMSGPRLVVADGTDRRAKGAVEEFRTILRKPGSARSADVFHLNPKSTYRFRVLPRALMAEGQPSKPDRAGPSAGLSGPAVAGIAAGIPCGILFLLLLCGLICSAIYWTKTKMRQTRYPVTTPQMQIPHNVLPGPPKSPPDYNRLRTTSSVLSVAPPSFVPPPPVRVATTV; encoded by the exons atgataaaGCACGATGGATTAAGTGGTCTTGTCTGTCTTATTATTTTTGGATTTACTCTTCCTG GTTCACAAGGTCAGCTGGTGGTATCCGCAGTGGGACCCTCCAGGGTCGACACCACAGCAGGCAGCAATCTCACCCTGGTTGTGTCCTTCAGCGGGGCGCCGGATCCAGCTGTGACTTGGTTCAAAGGCCCCCTGCCGGTCATAACCTGGATTATTGGCTCAAACTCTCCTCCGGACGTGGCGCCGGAATACGAGGAAGTTCTGAGGCTCCAACCCAACGGGTCGCTGGGTTTTGTCCACGTTCCACTGAACTACGGCGATGACTATTCGGTGGAGATGACTAAATCTGGACTTGGAACAGCCTCTGTCAATTTCACTCTAAGAGTTTTTG AATCCTTCCAAAACGTAACTGTAACCGTATGGCCTGACTTAATCATAGAGGGCAGCGAGCAATTCCTGCTGAAGTACAGCATGCTGCGTGGCGTGTTGGAGCACCAGCTGTGGTTCTTCAACGGCCGCCTTATCACGCCAGAAGACGGCTCGCGATACTCGGTGCGGCCCGGCAGCATGGCGGTCCGCGAGCCCCACCGGAATGACACGGGACGCTACACGGTGTCATTGAGCAACCCCTTCAGCAGTGTGACGCTTCACCAGAatgtcaccattttgt ATGGTCCAGATGAGCCCAGAATCCAAATCAACCCACTTCAGGATTTTTACATATCTGGAGATTCGCTCACCCTGTCCTGCCAAGCAGATGGCTCACCGCAGCCTCTCGTGGAGTGGAAATTTGCTGGCGAAACCCTGACTGATAGCCACGCGGGGGTCCTAAATCTCAGCAGGGTGCTGACCAGTCAAGGAGGCGTTTACACCTGCGAGCTCCGTAATCAAATGACAGGAGTGCGACAACTCAAGAGCGTCGAGCTGCTCATTTATG AAAGACCATCTGGGAGCCCACAGTGTTCAGTGCTGTCCAATAACAACCGAAGCTTACGGTACGAGTGCCGGTGGTCGGGTGGAACGCCGCCGGCAAGGCTGTCCTTTCCGGATTTCGGTGAAGGTGACACTCTGGAAAACCTTACCCTGACTGTCAACGCGTCAGGTGAAATGGATGGGAAAACAGTGACCTGCCAGGCACAGCATCCCGCGGGAAATAACGAGTGTAACGTCACAGCTA GGAGTCCACAGAACTTCCTGCCGACCGTGAGAACTAACGTAGATCCCGAGGGCCAAATAGTGGTGAGCATCGGCTGCCTGAGCCGTGCCGAACCCCCCGCCGTGGTGTCGTGGTTCCACGGTGGCGAGCCGGTCAGCGACGGGAACCTCATCAGCGACGACACCACCCGCCTCGACATCCGTCATTACAACGTCAGCGTTCTCCTCTTTCAAAATTACACCTGCAGCTGCCGCAACCCCCTTGGGGGGCGTAGCAAGATGGTTCACCTGCAAG AACCATCCATCTCCGATTTCAGTCTGTTCCCGCATAAGGACGGAACCATCGTCACGTTAACCTGGGAAGTCCCACCTACCTCCATCGTCACag GTTTTGACATCCAGATGAGTGGGCCTCGCCTGGTGGTCGCAGACGGTACCGACAGACGGGCAAAAGGGGCCGTGGAGGAGTTTCGCACAATCCTGCGTAAACCCGGCTCGGCCCGAAGCGCCGACGTCTTCCACTTAAATCCCAAATCCACATATCGATTCCGGGTTCTTCCCAGAGCTTTGATGGCAGAGGGTCAGCCGTCGAAACCGGATCGCGCTGGTCCAT CTGCGGGCCTGAGCGGCCCAGCCGTCGCGGGCATAGCAGCTGGCATCCCATGTGGCATTCTCTTTCTGCTTCTGCTATGCGGCCTCATTTGTTCGGCCATCTACTGGACAAAGACTAAAATGCGACAGACCAGATATCCG GTAACAACCCCCCAAATGCAAATACCTCACAATGTGCTGCCTGGACCCCCCAAATCCCCCCCTGACTACAACAGATTGCGTACG ACGTCATCCGTTCTTTCCGTGGCCCCGCCCTCTTTTGTTCCACCTCCACCAGTCAGAGTTGCAACAACAgtctaa